Genomic DNA from Setaria italica strain Yugu1 chromosome V, Setaria_italica_v2.0, whole genome shotgun sequence:
GCTCCTTTGCTATGATGTGAGTAGATGACTGTTGTCACATCCTCTTGCTGTGGAAGAATTCAATCAAGTGGCCAAAACAGATTCCATACTATCTGAGGCATCTGTTCCTCCCCTCAGCCAATGTCAAGGAAGCCACATCTTCCTGTGCCTCTCCTGCACCATATATCGCTAGAAACACCCAAGCAGCACGCTCGTCTGCATCGACGGATCTGCGGCATGGTCTTGGATTTGAGCAACGATTGTTGAAATCGAACAATCGATGGACCGTGGACGGTGGATGGTGTTGGGAGCTTGGGATTAACCATGGTGGCAGCTTGCGAGGTGAGGCGCGGCACGTGGAGGGCGAGGCTAGGACGAACGATGTCGTCTCGGCAAGAAGAAAGGTGATGTCATGtcaatttattttttatctgAATGTTTCAATCTTGATTGGTTTTGGATGGACTCGAGggtctttattttattttagttatgATAGAGAATCAAGTTCCAACCGAGGTTGTTTatttgttatatatatatatatatatatatatatatatatatatatatatatatatatatatatatatatatatatatatatatatatatatatatatacttttcCACATATTTAATTCCAAATTTACCAATTTATTAGTATATATGGACTCTTTTGGACTAGCCAACGCCGTTAGATCATCATAGAATCTGATGGTGcaaattcttttctttttgtaatTAACGTGAAAATTTCTAGATCCTCTCGGCGAACATGGTGgcttctttttaaaaaaaaaattcaagagtTCCCGTTATTGTtctgcctttttttttgtgtgtgtatgggtgtgtgtgtggggggggggggaagacTCTAAGTCATACATGAAATAAGACCAACTCTTACAAGAATCTAattttttaataataaaattgaaataaaatCTATTGATAAGTTTAATCATGAATCCTAATATCGGaactaaaaataacaaaatagAACAACAATAGTGACAATGGAATCAATGGGGCAGGGATTTGATTCTGTTACTCCTCATTTTCCTCAAGATGACGATGTTCACAAGGGAGCCATTCAGCGTCGCATTCCTCACCTCCACGACGCGGGACTTCGTGAAGAGGCCAGCGACGGTAGAGAAACCGAAGTGCCGGTCGACGGCGATCACGATCGCGCCACCGCGTCGGACGGTGCGCTCGACCTCCGCCGCGAACCGGGACGGGAAGAGCGCGCCGGCGACCGCGCCGGGGTCGTCGGCGAGCACGATGTCGAAGGCGCCGTCGAAGAACGGGAGGTTGTGCGCGTCTGCTCGGCGCACGAGGGGCGGGAAGTCCACGAGATCGACGCCCTTGACGTCCCCTACGCCGGCCGCGTGGAGCGCGTCCACGGCCGGCCCCGCGCCCGCGGCGACGCAGAGGACGCGCGAGGACTCGCCGAGTAGGCGCATCCGGTGGAGCGGGGCGAAAGCGGCCGCGGAGAGGGCCGCGCTGTGGCGGCGCCAGCGCGGGGAGGCGCGGAGCTTGGCGAGGCGGATGTCGGGGTCCACGACGCGGCGGGATGCGGCGTCGCAAGAGGTGCGCGGGAAGGGCGCCAGAGATAGGGACGCGTACGTCGGCGATCCGGTGCCTCCGGCGAAGCAggtcgaggaggagcggcggaaCAGGTGCAGCAGCGCCGCGGTGGCGACGGTCGCCAGAGCGATCGACACGCGGTTCAGCAGCCGCCGGACGTGCCCGTCCATGGCCGGTGCGGGGAGAGCGGGCCCTGATGCTGCTAGTAATGGACCGGACTGTCAAACTGGGACTAGAACATGAAGCGCGCGTTGCGCGCCCTATCATGTGATCTCAATTGGATCCTTACTACTACGTAAATCATTGAAGAACAGATCATTGAAGAACATTCGGCGTGCCTTGCACGACCTATTGTGTAAACAGTAGGAAGGGTTTGCATTTTAACAGGGACAAGAGCTTCCTCATAAAATGATATTAGGTAACTGAGTCTAAGTTTGCAAATGCCAGGTCAATAGTTTAAAAGGTTAAGCAGCAAAAAGCACAAAATACTTATTAGTTATCAAAATAATTATGCATTCGACAATACTGAAGTCACAACAACAACGCAGTAGTATCGTGTTGGCAGAAGGATTCTAAACTCCAATCTTCCTTGCGACTAAGCACCCTTGCTTGAACTGTAAAGGGAACAACCATCACAAGCGTTATTTGGTACTGTAATGAGGGCAACAATTTGGCATTCAGACTTGATTCTGACAATCTCTTCCTTTAGGTACTCTTCTGTGCCTTGGTTGCAGAGAAACCATCAGCTACATCCAACAGGGGTGATGCTTCTGACAGGGGAATGCATACGGGGAGACCATGTAACTACATGTGAcagaaagaaaccaaagaatGCATCTAGTTTTAAAATTTCATTTGTCCATTGGCTTAGTTTAGGAGCTTAAGCTATCATGTGTATGCGTTCAAGAAAAGTATATGCTTCAGTAATCCTTATGTCCTCAAAAAGCAAACTTCAGTTAGCGTTTAATCTTCAAATAAAATATATTAGTACATTGTATTGTAAACTATATACTTTGTAGCAAGCATTTCATTTAAAAAGAAATGCATTCTAGCTAGGAATCTCAATAAACTAAATTGTATGCTGGTATACACCTGAAAACTTTCATTTTTCTTAGAAAAATTTCTCCTATTAATAGGCTTTGCTTTCAAAAACATATGCACAACTCCACTTAAGCACTACCATAAAATCCTGTATGGAGCTATCTTAAATGCATTATGCAGCAAGCCAGCGGTTCAAGCCCCACAGTAACTTGTAGCCTGGTTTGATAACTCAAAACCTGAAGAAACGGTCATTGTGAATGTACACAAAACGGAACATTAACATCCTAGATACCACTCCTATCAAGTTTAATAAGGTTTACAACTCATGAACTAATTTAATTAGAGTGGAGATGCTTGTTGACAGTCTCTATGATGTCCTTCTATGATATGCAACAGTGCAACATCATGAGCAACTGTAAGAGAAGATGAGGAGCATTCGACAGGAGGACGAAGAAGATTAACGGAATGACCTGGATGATTGCTACCCCAACTCTGAGATTAGAGATTAGAACTACAGATTGGTTCCACTGCTCTGCTCCGACTTGTCCATATGTTCATGAAATTGCAGAAGTAGATAAATACCGTCTGCCTTGCTGGTTGCAGTGAGTTCATGTGTCTGAGAGCAGCTGCTACCTAACATTATCTGCTAAATAACACATTTCTATCATGGCATCTTGTCTTACATCATTCTCTCATAAAGCACAATTTGATTGGTGCAGAGCTCACATCCTGAA
This window encodes:
- the LOC101768691 gene encoding uncharacterized protein LOC101768691, whose product is MDGHVRRLLNRVSIALATVATAALLHLFRRSSSTCFAGGTGSPTYASLSLAPFPRTSCDAASRRVVDPDIRLAKLRASPRWRRHSAALSAAAFAPLHRMRLLGESSRVLCVAAGAGPAVDALHAAGVGDVKGVDLVDFPPLVRRADAHNLPFFDGAFDIVLADDPGAVAGALFPSRFAAEVERTVRRGGAIVIAVDRHFGFSTVAGLFTKSRVVEVRNATLNGSLVNIVILRKMRSNRIKSLPH